The following coding sequences lie in one Kribbella sp. NBC_00709 genomic window:
- a CDS encoding YifB family Mg chelatase-like AAA ATPase → MPLAQTWSVALVGLEGHLVEVEADIAQGLPKTTLIGLPDTSLSEARDRVRAAVVNSGERFPDRKVTIGLSPATLPKTGSHYDVAIALSLLTAAGAVDPSALRRTAIIGELGLDGRIREVRGALAMTLAASRAGFDRIVVPDLNVGEARLVPGIEVYGARSLRQVLALLRGVEMPDEAPPRAEPRLVSESLTRVPSVDLDDVIGQREGRRAIEVAAAGGHHLFLHGPPGSGKTMLAERLAGLMPDLSTDDSLEVSAVHSLAGLLTNDAELVVRPPFIAPHHTASLVSLVGGGSGVPRPGAISCAHRGVLFIDEAPEMHPLTLDTLRQPLESGFVEVHRAAAVAKFPARFMLVLAANPCPCGLSGTNQGICSCTPQILARYRQRISGPIKDRLDIQRQILPAARRITDGEPVESTAVVAERVQLARDRQAHRYRGAAWILNSQVPGPILRRDHPLDAASNKLLEDHYAAGRLTARGFDRVVRLAWTLADLAGAGIPTVELTHEAFQLRAGEPLAQLSDLRSLKGHA, encoded by the coding sequence ATGCCGCTCGCACAGACCTGGTCGGTCGCGCTGGTCGGCCTGGAGGGCCACCTCGTCGAGGTGGAGGCCGACATCGCCCAAGGCCTGCCGAAGACGACCCTGATCGGTCTTCCCGACACGTCCCTGTCCGAAGCCCGCGACCGCGTCCGCGCCGCTGTGGTGAACAGCGGCGAGCGATTCCCCGACCGCAAGGTCACCATCGGCCTCTCACCCGCGACCCTGCCCAAGACGGGATCGCACTATGACGTCGCCATCGCACTGAGCTTGCTGACGGCAGCAGGTGCTGTCGACCCGAGCGCTCTCCGCCGGACGGCGATCATCGGCGAGCTAGGTCTGGACGGCCGCATCCGCGAGGTCCGCGGCGCCCTCGCCATGACCCTGGCCGCCTCCCGGGCCGGCTTCGACCGCATCGTCGTCCCGGACCTGAACGTCGGCGAAGCACGCCTGGTCCCCGGCATCGAGGTGTACGGCGCACGCTCGCTGCGGCAGGTTCTCGCTCTGCTCCGTGGGGTGGAGATGCCCGACGAAGCGCCGCCGCGCGCCGAGCCGCGCCTGGTGTCGGAGTCGCTGACCCGGGTTCCGTCGGTCGACCTCGACGACGTCATCGGCCAGCGGGAAGGGCGCCGCGCCATCGAGGTCGCAGCCGCCGGCGGCCATCACCTCTTCCTCCACGGGCCGCCGGGCTCCGGCAAGACGATGCTCGCCGAGCGCCTGGCCGGTCTGATGCCCGACCTGAGCACCGACGACTCGCTCGAGGTGTCGGCGGTCCATTCACTCGCCGGGCTGCTCACCAACGACGCCGAGCTCGTCGTGCGGCCGCCGTTCATCGCACCGCATCACACGGCGTCCTTGGTCAGCCTCGTCGGCGGCGGGTCGGGCGTCCCGAGGCCTGGTGCGATCAGCTGCGCGCACCGCGGCGTCTTGTTCATCGACGAGGCGCCTGAGATGCATCCGCTCACGCTCGACACACTGCGCCAGCCACTCGAGTCCGGATTCGTCGAGGTCCATCGGGCGGCCGCGGTCGCGAAGTTCCCGGCCCGCTTCATGCTCGTCCTGGCCGCCAACCCGTGCCCGTGCGGCCTCTCCGGCACCAATCAGGGCATCTGCAGCTGCACACCTCAGATCCTGGCCCGCTACCGTCAACGGATCAGCGGCCCGATCAAAGACCGTCTGGACATCCAACGCCAGATCCTCCCGGCGGCTCGTAGGATCACTGACGGCGAGCCGGTCGAGTCGACCGCCGTCGTTGCCGAGCGCGTGCAGCTCGCCCGTGACCGCCAGGCCCATCGCTACCGAGGCGCCGCCTGGATTCTGAACAGCCAGGTTCCGGGACCCATCCTTCGCCGCGACCATCCCTTGGATGCCGCCAGCAACAAGCTCCTCGAAGACCACTACGCGGCCGGCCGCCTCACCGCCCGGGGGTTCGACCGCGTGGTCCGACTGGCCTGGACCCTCGCCGACCTGGCCGGTGCGGGCATTCCGACCGTCGAGCTCACCCATGAAGCCTTCCAGCTCCGCGCCGGCGAACCGTTGGCGCAGCTGTCCGACCTCCGCTCTCTCAAAGGACACGCCTGA
- a CDS encoding YraN family protein: MRTRNTVGRYGEDLAARYLSTHGFAVLERNWRCELGEIDIVAREGDTLVVCEVKTRRGLNYGSPLESITYRKLATLRKLAGRWLQTHQLRPAAIRIDVLAVLFDHNTPPTVDHVRGVA; the protein is encoded by the coding sequence ATGCGGACCAGGAACACCGTCGGACGGTACGGCGAAGATCTCGCCGCGAGGTATCTCAGCACGCACGGTTTCGCCGTGCTCGAGCGCAACTGGCGCTGCGAGCTCGGCGAGATCGACATCGTGGCGCGCGAAGGCGACACCCTCGTCGTCTGTGAGGTGAAGACCCGGCGCGGGCTCAACTACGGCAGCCCGCTGGAGTCGATCACCTACCGGAAGCTGGCCACCCTCCGGAAGCTGGCGGGTCGCTGGCTGCAGACCCATCAGCTCAGACCGGCGGCGATCCGGATCGACGTCCTCGCCGTCCTGTTCGACCACAACACGCCACCCACCGTGGACCACGTGCGAGGTGTGGCCTGA
- a CDS encoding DUF2469 domain-containing protein has product MSADDLEKYETDMELQLYREYKDVVGIFKYVVETERRFYLCNAVDLKVRTEGGDVYFEVTMADAWVWDVYRSARFVKNAKVVTFRDVNIEELAKSDLEVPKDSDFGR; this is encoded by the coding sequence ATGAGCGCTGACGACCTCGAGAAGTACGAAACCGATATGGAGCTACAGCTCTATCGGGAGTACAAGGACGTCGTCGGGATCTTCAAGTACGTCGTGGAGACCGAACGGCGCTTCTATCTGTGCAACGCGGTCGACCTGAAGGTCCGCACCGAGGGCGGCGACGTCTACTTCGAGGTGACGATGGCCGACGCGTGGGTCTGGGACGTCTACCGTTCGGCCCGCTTCGTGAAGAACGCCAAGGTCGTCACCTTCCGCGACGTCAACATCGAAGAGCTCGCCAAGTCCGACCTGGAAGTCCCGAAGGACTCCGACTTCGGCCGCTGA
- a CDS encoding ribonuclease HII, translating to MSALPRGSTVRRDAGLYGYERALRRVGLDPIAGVDEAGRGPCAGPLVAAAVILPEGKRGQIPELADSKLLTAKARDRCYEEIRKRALAWSVVSIEAAECDRLGMHVANVEALRRALFRLDVRPSYVLTDGFGVDGLGVPGLAIWKGDRVAACIAAASVIAKVTRDRVMQHWDTVYPQYGFAIHKGYCTPEHQAALDEYGPCPQHRRRFENVRRSLRPDMGQNVTSPTGVESQAYER from the coding sequence ATGAGCGCGTTGCCGCGCGGGAGCACGGTACGGCGAGACGCCGGACTGTACGGGTACGAGCGTGCCCTGCGCCGCGTCGGCCTGGACCCGATCGCGGGCGTCGACGAGGCCGGTCGCGGGCCGTGTGCCGGGCCGTTGGTGGCAGCCGCGGTCATCCTGCCGGAGGGCAAGCGGGGCCAGATCCCGGAGCTGGCCGACTCCAAGCTGCTGACCGCGAAGGCCCGGGACCGGTGCTACGAGGAGATCCGCAAGCGTGCGCTGGCCTGGTCGGTGGTCTCGATCGAGGCCGCCGAGTGTGATCGGCTCGGCATGCACGTGGCGAACGTGGAGGCGCTCCGCCGGGCACTGTTCCGCCTCGACGTGCGCCCGTCGTACGTGCTGACCGACGGCTTCGGGGTCGACGGTCTCGGCGTACCGGGGCTGGCGATCTGGAAGGGCGACCGCGTGGCGGCTTGCATCGCCGCCGCGTCCGTGATCGCCAAGGTGACCCGGGACCGGGTCATGCAGCACTGGGACACCGTGTACCCGCAGTACGGGTTCGCGATCCACAAGGGGTACTGCACCCCCGAGCACCAGGCGGCACTGGACGAATACGGCCCGTGCCCACAACATCGACGGCGGTTCGAGAATGTCCGCCGCAGTCTGCGGCCCGATATGGGACAGAATGTGACCAGTCCCACCGGAGTGGAGAGCCAGGCATATGAGCGCTGA
- the lepB gene encoding signal peptidase I, with protein MTDTPTKTDSKPAHRSGFAAAAREFVLIVVGALIVSSILRAFVGQMFIIPSESMENTLLVGDRVVVEKLTDVKRGDVVVFEDPGGWLGPEESGQKRGSVGRFFEIVGLLPDSSHGHLIKRLIGMPGDKVACCDSKGRLLVNGQPLDETKYLYPGDAPSQMEFQVTVPAGRIFVMGDHRSASGDSRVHLQDVDANGGNQGDAAFVPLDKVTGRAIAIVWPAGRWSKLGVPDTFKAVPVPGPAPDKPSISLTPPPK; from the coding sequence GTGACCGATACACCGACCAAGACGGACTCCAAACCCGCCCACCGCTCGGGCTTCGCGGCAGCAGCCCGTGAGTTCGTGCTGATCGTGGTCGGGGCCCTGATCGTCTCGTCGATCCTGCGGGCGTTCGTCGGGCAGATGTTCATCATCCCGAGCGAGTCGATGGAGAACACGCTGCTGGTCGGTGACCGGGTCGTGGTGGAGAAGCTCACCGACGTCAAGCGCGGTGACGTGGTCGTGTTCGAGGACCCGGGCGGCTGGCTCGGGCCGGAGGAGAGCGGCCAGAAGCGCGGTTCGGTCGGCCGGTTCTTCGAGATCGTTGGCCTGCTGCCGGACTCCAGCCACGGTCACCTGATCAAGCGCCTGATCGGCATGCCGGGCGACAAGGTCGCGTGCTGCGACTCCAAGGGCCGCCTGCTGGTCAACGGTCAGCCGCTCGACGAGACGAAGTACCTGTATCCCGGGGATGCCCCGTCCCAGATGGAGTTCCAGGTCACCGTCCCGGCCGGCCGGATCTTCGTGATGGGCGACCACCGGTCCGCCTCCGGGGACTCCCGGGTGCATCTGCAGGACGTCGACGCCAACGGTGGCAACCAGGGCGATGCGGCTTTCGTGCCGCTCGACAAGGTCACCGGGCGGGCGATCGCGATCGTCTGGCCGGCGGGACGCTGGAGCAAACTCGGCGTACCCGACACGTTCAAGGCGGTGCCGGTCCCTGGCCCGGCGCCGGACAAACCTTCGATATCCCTCACACCACCACCTAAGTAA
- the lepB gene encoding signal peptidase I → MSTVTVLALVITVVLRLFVAEAFYVPSESMYDTLTKDDRILAEKISYLHRDVDRGDIIVFKDPGNWLNEAEPQPGTLRRVGEFVGILPRSGEGHLVKRVIGIGGDRVICCNKQGQITVNGIPLDEREYLLKDAKPSEQPFNVLVPAGHLWVMGDNRAESADSRAHMGGPGGGFVPVENVVGRACCVIWPSDRMTMLRPPETFKKPGLKK, encoded by the coding sequence ATGAGCACCGTGACGGTGCTCGCGCTTGTCATCACAGTGGTCCTGCGGCTGTTCGTCGCGGAGGCGTTCTACGTCCCGTCGGAGTCGATGTACGACACCTTGACGAAGGACGACCGGATCCTCGCCGAGAAGATCAGCTACCTGCACCGGGACGTCGACCGCGGTGACATCATCGTGTTCAAGGACCCGGGCAACTGGCTGAACGAGGCGGAGCCCCAGCCCGGCACGCTGCGCCGGGTCGGTGAGTTCGTCGGCATCCTGCCGCGCAGCGGTGAGGGTCACCTGGTGAAACGGGTGATCGGGATCGGCGGCGACCGGGTGATCTGCTGCAACAAGCAGGGGCAGATCACCGTCAACGGGATCCCGCTGGACGAGCGGGAGTACCTGCTGAAGGACGCGAAGCCGTCGGAGCAGCCCTTCAACGTGCTGGTGCCGGCCGGTCACCTGTGGGTGATGGGTGACAACCGCGCCGAATCCGCCGACTCCCGTGCCCATATGGGCGGCCCCGGAGGCGGATTCGTGCCGGTCGAGAACGTGGTTGGCCGGGCCTGTTGCGTAATCTGGCCGTCTGACCGGATGACGATGCTGCGTCCTCCGGAAACCTTCAAGAAGCCGGGGCTGAAGAAGTGA
- the rplS gene encoding 50S ribosomal protein L19, whose protein sequence is MSNVLNELDNASKRDDIPAFRPGDTVNVHVKVVEGNRSRVQVFKGVVIRRQGGGLQETFTVRKVSFGVGVERTFPLHTPIVEKIEIVTRGDVRRAKLYYLRDLRGKAAKIKEKREVPAS, encoded by the coding sequence ATGAGCAACGTCCTGAATGAGCTCGACAACGCGAGCAAGCGTGACGACATCCCCGCTTTCCGGCCTGGCGACACCGTCAACGTGCACGTCAAGGTCGTCGAGGGCAACCGCTCCCGCGTCCAGGTGTTCAAGGGTGTCGTGATCCGGCGCCAGGGTGGCGGCCTGCAGGAGACCTTCACGGTCCGTAAGGTCAGCTTCGGCGTCGGCGTGGAGCGGACCTTCCCGCTGCACACCCCGATCGTCGAGAAGATCGAGATCGTGACCCGCGGCGACGTCCGCCGCGCCAAGCTGTACTACCTGCGCGACCTGCGCGGTAAGGCGGCCAAGATCAAGGAGAAGCGCGAAGTCCCGGCCTCCTGA
- the trmD gene encoding tRNA (guanosine(37)-N1)-methyltransferase TrmD: MRLDVVTIFPEYLAALDVSLVGKAAKSGLLDVRLHDLREWTHDRHRTVDDTPYGGGAGMVMKPEPWGQALDAIAPVDGPAQPRLIVPTPAGRPFTQELAYELAAEPWLAFACGRYEGIDARVASYAGERMRVDEVSIGDYVLNGGEVAVLVMVEAIARLLPGVIGNPESLAEESHSGDGLLEYPVYTKPPSWRGHDVPEVLLSGNHGLIADWHHEESVRRTAERRPDLLAAWGDVLAGKDDATAVRILPATAADAGEIHVLQLAAFLSEARLYDDYRLPPLTADVADTADRLQRSTALKAVAGARIVGSVQLTVDGSLGHIERLVVAPDWQGRGLGARLLRAAEQLAPSDVTSYALNTGAQSDRNLALYRKAGYREIRREAQTPKVDLVHLTKRRRRK, encoded by the coding sequence ATGAGGCTTGACGTCGTCACGATCTTCCCGGAGTACCTGGCCGCGCTGGACGTCTCCCTGGTCGGCAAGGCGGCCAAGAGCGGTCTCCTGGACGTCCGCCTGCACGACCTGCGCGAGTGGACCCACGACCGCCACCGGACCGTCGACGACACCCCGTACGGCGGGGGAGCGGGCATGGTGATGAAGCCGGAGCCCTGGGGCCAGGCTCTGGACGCGATCGCACCCGTGGACGGTCCGGCGCAGCCGCGACTGATCGTGCCGACGCCCGCCGGTCGACCGTTCACACAGGAGCTGGCCTACGAGCTGGCGGCCGAGCCGTGGCTGGCCTTCGCCTGCGGCCGGTACGAAGGCATCGACGCGCGCGTCGCGTCGTACGCCGGTGAGCGGATGCGCGTGGACGAGGTGTCCATCGGCGACTACGTGCTGAACGGCGGTGAGGTCGCCGTACTCGTCATGGTCGAGGCCATCGCGCGCCTGCTGCCCGGCGTCATCGGCAACCCGGAGTCCCTGGCGGAGGAGTCACACTCGGGCGACGGCCTGCTCGAGTACCCGGTCTACACGAAGCCGCCGAGCTGGCGCGGCCACGACGTACCTGAGGTGCTCCTGTCCGGGAACCACGGCCTGATCGCCGACTGGCACCACGAGGAGTCAGTACGACGTACTGCGGAACGCCGGCCGGACCTGCTGGCCGCGTGGGGCGACGTACTGGCGGGCAAGGATGACGCCACCGCCGTCCGCATCCTCCCGGCCACAGCTGCCGACGCGGGCGAGATCCACGTGTTGCAGCTGGCCGCCTTCCTCTCCGAGGCCCGCCTGTACGACGACTACAGGCTCCCGCCCCTCACGGCGGACGTCGCCGACACAGCGGATCGCCTGCAGCGCTCCACTGCGCTGAAGGCCGTCGCCGGCGCCCGGATCGTCGGATCCGTCCAGCTGACCGTCGACGGTTCCCTGGGGCACATCGAGCGCCTTGTCGTCGCCCCGGACTGGCAGGGCCGCGGCCTCGGCGCCCGCCTCCTCCGCGCCGCTGAGCAGCTCGCGCCGAGCGACGTCACGTCGTACGCCTTGAACACCGGCGCGCAGAGCGACCGCAACCTCGCCCTCTACCGGAAGGCGGGCTACCGGGAGATCCGCCGGGAGGCCCAGACGCCCAAGGTCGACCTGGTCCACCTGACCAAACGCCGTCGCCGGAAGTGA
- the rimM gene encoding ribosome maturation factor RimM (Essential for efficient processing of 16S rRNA): MLVTVGRIGRAHGIKGEVGIEVRTDEPDRRFADGATLVTDAKVSRTLTVASSRWHSGRLLVKFADVPDRTAAELLRNLPVQAEIDEDERPEDPEEFYDRELIGLAVRTTDGADAGEVIDVVHLPSQDLLEIRRPAGNAVLVPLVEELVPELNLEKQYVVVADRPGLLDPDGAEVVPTDEA, translated from the coding sequence GTGTTGGTGACTGTCGGGCGGATCGGCCGCGCGCATGGGATCAAGGGCGAGGTCGGCATCGAGGTGCGGACCGACGAGCCGGACCGCCGGTTCGCCGACGGCGCGACCCTGGTGACGGACGCCAAGGTGTCCCGCACGCTGACGGTGGCCTCGAGCCGCTGGCACAGCGGGCGGCTGCTGGTGAAGTTCGCCGACGTGCCGGACCGGACCGCCGCCGAGCTCCTGCGCAACCTGCCCGTCCAGGCCGAGATCGACGAGGACGAGCGCCCGGAGGACCCCGAGGAGTTCTACGACCGCGAGCTGATCGGTCTCGCCGTCCGCACCACCGACGGCGCCGACGCCGGTGAGGTCATCGACGTGGTTCACCTGCCGTCACAGGACCTCCTGGAGATCCGCCGTCCCGCGGGCAACGCCGTACTGGTCCCGCTGGTCGAGGAGCTGGTCCCGGAGCTCAACCTGGAGAAGCAGTACGTCGTCGTGGCCGACCGGCCCGGCCTGCTGGACCCGGACGGTGCCGAGGTGGTCCCGACCGATGAGGCTTGA
- a CDS encoding RNA-binding protein, whose translation METEALEHLVRGIVDNPDDVSVRSRTLRRGRTLEVHVHPDDIGKVIGRNGRTATAIRTVVGAISSESSLRIDFVDEFNRRPRR comes from the coding sequence ATGGAGACCGAGGCGCTCGAGCACCTGGTCCGAGGCATCGTGGACAACCCCGACGACGTCAGTGTCCGGTCCCGGACCCTGCGCCGCGGACGCACCCTCGAGGTGCACGTCCACCCCGACGACATCGGCAAGGTGATCGGCCGCAACGGCCGGACCGCCACCGCGATCCGGACCGTCGTCGGCGCCATCAGCTCGGAGTCCTCGCTGCGCATCGACTTCGTCGACGAGTTCAACCGGCGCCCGCGCCGCTGA
- the rpsP gene encoding 30S ribosomal protein S16, whose amino-acid sequence MAVKIRLKRIGKKRTPHYRIVVMDARTKRDGRAIEEIGIYNPKTEPSFIRVESERAQYWLGVGAQPSEAVAAIFKASGDWQKFKGEPAPAPLRVKEPKRDKQEIFNEALAEAHGSLKTEAVTAKKSAAKKTADKPAEKKDDAVEAPAAKADEAPKADDTAKADDVAKADEAPAAAETTEA is encoded by the coding sequence GTGGCAGTCAAGATCCGTTTGAAGCGCATCGGCAAGAAGCGCACCCCGCACTACCGCATCGTCGTCATGGACGCCCGCACCAAGCGGGACGGCCGGGCGATCGAGGAGATCGGCATCTACAACCCGAAGACCGAGCCGTCGTTCATCCGGGTCGAGTCCGAGCGGGCGCAGTACTGGCTGGGCGTCGGCGCGCAGCCGAGCGAGGCCGTCGCGGCGATCTTCAAGGCGTCCGGCGACTGGCAGAAGTTCAAGGGCGAGCCGGCCCCGGCGCCGCTGCGCGTCAAGGAGCCCAAGCGGGACAAGCAGGAGATCTTCAACGAGGCGCTGGCCGAGGCCCACGGCTCGCTGAAGACCGAAGCGGTCACCGCCAAGAAGTCCGCGGCCAAGAAGACCGCCGACAAGCCGGCCGAGAAGAAGGACGACGCCGTCGAGGCGCCGGCCGCCAAGGCTGACGAGGCTCCCAAGGCCGACGACACCGCCAAGGCTGACGACGTTGCCAAGGCCGACGAGGCGCCGGCCGCGGCCGAGACCACCGAGGCCTGA
- a CDS encoding 6-phospho-beta-glucosidase translates to MRLTILGGGGFRVPLVYHALLGDRGAGRITEVVLFDTDRSRLAAIGAVLRQQASVADHPLPPPVVTETTDLDEALRGADFIFSAIRVGGLEGRTIDERIALDLDVLGQETVGAGGIAYGLRTLPVAVRIAQRIAAVAPEAWTINFTNPAGMVTEAMIPILGDRVIGICDSPSGLGRRAALAVGVDPSTAFYDYAGLNHLGWLRGLRSGGVDRLPELLQSDDALSSFEEGRLFSPDWLRSIGSIPNEYLHYYYFARETLAAVQAVRQTRGTFLLEQQSAFYAETGKHPDQALELWQKTRAERESTYGVESREVADAGERDERDMEAGGYEQVALSLMRAIAHNERASLILNVRNRGVLHHLDDDAVIEIPCTVDANGALPVTVSQLTDHQAGLVCSVKAVERSTIDAATTGSRSAALKALAYHPLIDSVTVARSVLDACVERLPDLAYLRA, encoded by the coding sequence ATGAGGTTGACGATCCTGGGTGGGGGCGGCTTCCGGGTTCCGCTCGTCTACCACGCACTGCTGGGCGACCGGGGGGCCGGACGGATCACCGAGGTGGTCCTCTTCGACACCGACCGCAGCCGTCTGGCAGCCATCGGCGCCGTTCTCCGTCAGCAGGCCTCTGTGGCCGACCATCCGCTTCCGCCCCCGGTGGTGACCGAGACGACCGACCTGGACGAGGCCCTGCGCGGCGCGGACTTCATCTTCTCGGCGATCCGGGTCGGCGGCCTCGAGGGACGCACCATCGACGAGCGGATCGCTCTGGACCTCGATGTGCTCGGTCAGGAGACCGTCGGCGCCGGTGGGATCGCCTATGGCCTGCGGACGCTGCCGGTCGCCGTTCGGATCGCTCAGCGGATCGCTGCGGTCGCACCGGAGGCCTGGACCATCAACTTCACCAACCCGGCGGGCATGGTGACCGAGGCGATGATCCCGATCCTCGGCGACCGGGTGATCGGCATTTGCGACTCGCCATCGGGTCTCGGCCGCCGTGCAGCGCTGGCTGTCGGTGTGGACCCGTCGACCGCGTTCTACGACTACGCGGGCCTCAACCACCTCGGCTGGCTCCGCGGCCTGCGGTCCGGTGGCGTGGACCGTCTGCCCGAGCTGCTGCAGTCGGACGACGCGCTGAGCTCGTTCGAGGAGGGCCGGCTGTTCAGTCCGGACTGGCTGCGCTCGATCGGCTCGATCCCGAACGAGTACCTGCACTACTACTACTTCGCGCGGGAGACGCTGGCCGCCGTACAAGCTGTGCGTCAGACGCGTGGCACGTTCCTGCTGGAGCAGCAGTCCGCGTTCTACGCCGAGACCGGGAAGCACCCTGACCAGGCGCTGGAGCTGTGGCAGAAGACGCGGGCCGAGCGCGAGTCGACCTACGGGGTGGAGAGCCGTGAGGTCGCAGACGCAGGGGAGCGGGACGAGCGCGACATGGAGGCGGGCGGCTACGAGCAGGTCGCGTTGTCGCTGATGCGGGCGATCGCGCACAACGAACGGGCCTCCCTGATCCTGAACGTCCGGAACCGCGGCGTACTGCACCACCTGGACGACGACGCCGTCATCGAGATCCCGTGCACGGTGGACGCCAACGGCGCGCTGCCGGTGACTGTGTCCCAGCTCACCGACCACCAGGCCGGACTGGTCTGCTCGGTGAAGGCCGTCGAGCGCTCCACGATCGACGCCGCGACAACCGGGTCGAGGTCAGCCGCCCTGAAGGCCCTGGCCTACCACCCGCTGATCGACTCGGTGACTGTGGCCCGTAGCGTCCTGGACGCGTGCGTCGAGCGCCTGCCCGACCTCGCCTACCTGCGCGCCTGA
- a CDS encoding DeoR/GlpR family DNA-binding transcription regulator produces the protein MLPKQRQDQIVRALRADGAGGVKVLATKLGVSEATIRRDLEQLHAEGRLTRVYGGALAVDGGDEPFADVNAVHAEEKDRIARRAAELVSDGESVLLDIGTTALRVAQHLHGRSLTVVTSNLAVLEELQNDEQIELIVLGGFVRRSYRSLVGYLTEESLRQIHVDWLFLGTSGVRPDGRVMDSTMIEVPVKRAMIKAADQVVLLADRTKFPGHGVARVCEPGELSMVVTEAGADEATRTQLTEAGVQVVLA, from the coding sequence GTGTTGCCGAAGCAGCGACAGGATCAGATCGTCCGTGCGCTCCGGGCCGACGGGGCCGGGGGCGTCAAGGTGCTGGCCACCAAGCTCGGTGTCAGCGAGGCCACCATCCGGCGCGACCTCGAGCAGCTGCACGCCGAAGGCCGGCTCACCCGGGTGTACGGCGGTGCGCTCGCGGTCGACGGCGGAGACGAGCCGTTCGCGGACGTCAACGCCGTCCATGCCGAGGAGAAGGACCGGATCGCCCGTCGCGCCGCCGAGCTGGTGAGCGACGGCGAGTCCGTGCTGCTCGACATCGGTACGACGGCACTCCGGGTGGCGCAGCACTTGCACGGTCGCTCGTTGACCGTGGTGACCAGCAACCTCGCAGTGCTGGAAGAGTTGCAGAATGACGAGCAGATCGAGCTGATCGTTCTCGGTGGGTTCGTGCGGCGCAGCTACCGGTCCCTGGTCGGGTATCTGACCGAGGAGAGCCTGCGGCAGATCCATGTCGACTGGCTGTTCCTGGGGACCAGCGGTGTGCGGCCGGACGGCCGGGTGATGGACAGCACGATGATCGAGGTGCCGGTGAAGCGAGCGATGATCAAGGCGGCCGACCAGGTCGTGCTGCTCGCCGACCGGACGAAGTTCCCGGGACACGGGGTCGCCCGGGTGTGCGAGCCGGGGGAGCTGTCCATGGTGGTGACCGAGGCGGGAGCCGACGAGGCGACCCGGACCCAACTGACCGAGGCAGGAGTGCAGGTGGTGCTGGCATGA
- a CDS encoding carbohydrate kinase family protein, translated as MHELDVMVSGLVFQDLVLGLPTAPRPGTEVWATESHESPGGIANFAVALARLGLRTGMAAVFGADDLGDRVWRRLVDDEGIDLTLSRRLAGWQTPLTVALAYDNDRALVTRGTSPLLSADELITTLPAARAVAAHIGPWRNEWLAKAKVAGSVVFADVGWDPTEQWDPAVLDQLEHCDVFLPNADEAMAYTRTTSPGEALEALAEKVPLVVVSNGADGAEALDASTGERIAVPAYPVPAADTTGAGDVFAAGFIAATLWELPLEQRLRFAALTAALSVTRLGGADAAPRWDDLAEWQAAHPDDHHLHALISAHSGR; from the coding sequence ATGCACGAACTGGACGTGATGGTGTCCGGTCTGGTCTTCCAGGACCTGGTGCTCGGCCTGCCCACTGCGCCGCGTCCCGGCACCGAGGTCTGGGCCACCGAGTCGCACGAGAGCCCCGGCGGCATCGCCAACTTCGCCGTCGCGCTGGCCCGGCTCGGCCTGCGCACCGGGATGGCCGCAGTGTTCGGCGCCGACGACCTGGGCGACCGGGTCTGGCGCCGCCTCGTCGACGACGAGGGCATCGATCTGACGCTGTCCCGCAGACTCGCCGGCTGGCAGACCCCGCTGACCGTGGCCCTTGCCTACGACAACGATCGGGCACTGGTCACCCGGGGTACCTCTCCCCTGCTGTCGGCCGACGAGCTGATCACCACGCTGCCGGCTGCCCGCGCAGTCGCCGCCCACATCGGTCCCTGGCGCAACGAGTGGCTGGCGAAGGCGAAGGTGGCCGGCAGTGTGGTGTTCGCAGACGTCGGCTGGGACCCGACGGAGCAGTGGGACCCGGCAGTGCTCGACCAGCTCGAGCACTGCGACGTGTTCCTGCCGAATGCCGACGAGGCGATGGCCTACACCCGTACGACGTCACCCGGCGAGGCACTCGAGGCCCTGGCCGAGAAGGTGCCGCTGGTGGTCGTGTCGAACGGCGCCGACGGGGCGGAAGCACTCGACGCGAGTACCGGCGAGCGCATCGCCGTACCTGCGTATCCGGTCCCGGCGGCGGACACCACCGGGGCGGGTGATGTGTTCGCCGCCGGTTTCATCGCCGCCACGCTCTGGGAGCTGCCGCTGGAGCAGCGGCTGCGGTTCGCCGCGCTCACCGCGGCGCTGTCCGTCACCCGGCTCGGCGGTGCGGACGCCGCGCCGCGCTGGGACGACCTGGCGGAGTGGCAGGCGGCGCACCCCGACGACCACCACCTCCACGCGCTGATCAGCGCACACTCAGGAAGGTAG